One region of Flavobacteriales bacterium genomic DNA includes:
- a CDS encoding endonuclease domain-containing protein, producing the protein MKFIPYNRNLKEFSRQLRMHSTKGEVLLWNRLKQKQLRGHTFNRQKPLGNYIVDFYCKPVNLVIEIDGGSHHFEEIMVKDVERQRILEELGLSFLRFTESQARFDLDNVVWEIDRWVEAFEEKDRL; encoded by the coding sequence GTGAAATTCATCCCCTACAATAGGAACCTCAAAGAGTTCTCGCGCCAGTTGCGCATGCATTCTACCAAAGGCGAGGTCCTGTTGTGGAATCGCTTGAAACAAAAGCAGCTTCGAGGACATACGTTCAACCGTCAGAAGCCGCTGGGCAATTACATCGTTGATTTTTATTGCAAGCCCGTGAATCTGGTGATTGAGATTGACGGTGGAAGCCATCATTTTGAGGAGATCATGGTAAAGGACGTGGAAAGGCAGCGTATCTTGGAAGAATTGGGGCTCTCGTTTCTCCGTTTCACCGAAAGTCAGGCGAGGTTTGATCTTGATAATGTTGTTTGGGAGATTGATAGGTGGGTGGAGGCTTTTGAAGAGAAAGATCGTTTGTAA
- a CDS encoding cytochrome c maturation protein CcmE yields MKKTHILAIIVIAIAIGAIMTTVADSSTYSNFKEAIENPGKEYHVVGKLNKEAEMTYDPEVDANLFAFRMIDNNGDEQLVHFAGSKPQDFERSESIVLVGKYENDAFEASKILMKCPSKYNEGQPGEMQEFTAESANT; encoded by the coding sequence ATGAAAAAGACACACATTCTCGCAATTATTGTAATAGCAATTGCTATCGGTGCCATCATGACCACGGTTGCTGACAGCAGCACGTATTCCAACTTCAAAGAAGCAATTGAAAATCCAGGAAAGGAATACCATGTGGTTGGTAAACTGAACAAGGAAGCTGAAATGACCTACGATCCGGAAGTCGATGCCAATCTGTTCGCTTTCCGAATGATTGACAATAACGGTGACGAGCAATTGGTGCATTTTGCAGGCTCAAAGCCACAGGATTTTGAACGTTCAGAGTCGATCGTTCTTGTTGGGAAATATGAGAATGACGCATTCGAGGCTTCTAAGATTCTGATGAAGTGCCCTTCTAAATACAACGAAGGACAACCGGGCGAAATGCAGGAATTCACCGCAGAAAGCGCCAATACTTAA
- the ccsA gene encoding cytochrome c biogenesis protein CcsA: MDINYIGEHLWAGQLGQLCTVLAFVSAMVAAIAYAFAAKNDHAFSDWKLLSRSAFSLHIFSVFGIIGTLLYMLYNGMFEYHYIWQHSNSEMPMRYIMSSFWEGQEGSFLLWLFWHAVLGAILLLTAKKWEAPVMAVFALVQMFLVSMVLGINLNDIIRIGSSPFLLLRDHPDFANLPFLQNAAYLERLDGRGLNPLLQNYWMTIHPPTLFLGFASTLVPFAFAIAGLWKKKYTEWMKPALPWTFFGVMILGTGILMGGAWAYEALSFGGFWAWDPVENSSLVPWITLVGAAHVMVIQKNRGQSLIMTFVLTVSTFILILYSTFLTRSGILGDTSVHAFTDLGMSGQLLVYLLAFLFIAIILLIVRWKEIPKSKDEDSLYSREFWMFIGALVLVISSFQIMFTTSIPVWNKLLGTNLAPPLDPIAHYNSFQIPLAIMLSILIAVTQYFKYKKTDPQQFSRALLVPIGASVVLTAIIGYLMHYTNVMYILMLFTTLFLITANLNYWVSVLKGKMKVAGASVAHIGFGMILLGAFLSTSKTQIISMNTSGTDVESLGQKGDFSNRENILMMKGDTLRMADYFVTYVGKEKEAVNVFYQVDYLTKTESGYNLEFSLHPRVQTNPRMGNIAEPDTKHFLYKDIYSFVTYAEVETDEAKKEPEEYKNTSTKQLAPGDTLFAGQALIIFNGFNLQVDRTKYDLQEGDIAVAADLTALDISGKKTQLTPVYVIRDRMAIPIPAEMEDLGFRLVLNKVLPEEGKAEIALYEKPDAYREFIVMKAMIFPWINILWAGCLVMIIGTVMAIRRRLKS; encoded by the coding sequence ATGGACATAAACTACATCGGAGAACATCTTTGGGCCGGTCAACTCGGTCAATTGTGTACAGTTTTGGCATTCGTGTCGGCCATGGTTGCAGCCATTGCTTATGCGTTTGCGGCCAAAAATGACCATGCTTTCAGCGATTGGAAACTCCTTTCACGCAGCGCTTTCAGCCTTCATATCTTTTCGGTTTTCGGCATCATCGGTACGCTGCTTTACATGCTCTACAACGGCATGTTCGAATACCATTATATCTGGCAACACTCCAATTCGGAGATGCCGATGCGCTACATCATGTCCAGTTTTTGGGAAGGACAGGAGGGAAGCTTCCTGCTTTGGCTATTCTGGCATGCTGTGCTTGGTGCCATCCTTTTGCTGACCGCCAAAAAATGGGAAGCGCCCGTGATGGCTGTTTTCGCATTGGTGCAAATGTTCTTGGTTTCGATGGTACTTGGCATCAACCTAAATGACATTATCCGCATTGGTAGCAGCCCGTTTCTGTTGCTGCGCGATCATCCTGATTTTGCCAATCTGCCGTTCTTGCAGAATGCAGCGTATTTAGAAAGATTGGACGGGCGAGGATTGAATCCACTACTTCAGAACTATTGGATGACCATTCATCCACCAACACTTTTCCTTGGTTTTGCCTCTACGCTTGTTCCTTTTGCTTTCGCGATAGCAGGGCTTTGGAAGAAGAAATACACCGAATGGATGAAGCCTGCATTGCCATGGACCTTCTTCGGAGTAATGATACTCGGAACGGGAATTCTGATGGGTGGTGCTTGGGCCTACGAAGCCTTGAGTTTCGGAGGTTTCTGGGCGTGGGATCCGGTGGAGAATTCGAGTCTTGTGCCGTGGATAACACTTGTTGGAGCGGCTCACGTGATGGTTATTCAGAAGAACCGTGGGCAATCGCTCATTATGACGTTTGTTCTTACAGTTTCAACGTTCATCCTCATTCTCTATTCCACCTTCCTCACGCGAAGCGGAATTTTGGGAGACACTTCGGTTCATGCTTTCACCGATTTGGGAATGTCTGGTCAGCTGTTGGTTTACCTCTTGGCATTCCTTTTCATTGCTATCATTCTGCTCATCGTACGCTGGAAGGAAATCCCGAAATCGAAAGATGAGGACAGTCTTTACTCGCGTGAGTTCTGGATGTTCATTGGGGCGCTGGTATTGGTCATTTCTTCGTTCCAGATCATGTTCACCACTTCCATTCCAGTGTGGAATAAATTGCTTGGAACCAATCTTGCGCCACCGCTCGACCCGATTGCACACTACAACAGTTTCCAGATTCCTTTGGCGATTATGTTGTCCATTCTGATTGCCGTTACGCAGTATTTCAAGTATAAAAAGACCGACCCACAACAGTTTTCTCGCGCACTGCTGGTGCCAATTGGCGCTTCGGTTGTGCTCACGGCCATCATCGGCTATCTGATGCACTACACGAATGTGATGTACATTCTGATGTTGTTCACCACGCTATTCCTCATTACGGCCAATCTCAATTATTGGGTGAGTGTGTTGAAAGGAAAGATGAAGGTGGCAGGTGCTTCGGTGGCGCACATCGGTTTTGGGATGATCTTGCTCGGAGCATTCCTCAGTACCTCAAAAACGCAGATCATCTCCATGAACACTTCTGGAACGGATGTGGAGAGTCTGGGCCAGAAAGGCGATTTCAGCAACCGCGAAAACATCCTGATGATGAAAGGCGATACGCTGCGCATGGCCGATTATTTCGTGACCTATGTTGGAAAGGAGAAGGAAGCCGTGAATGTGTTCTATCAGGTGGATTATCTGACAAAGACCGAAAGCGGTTATAATCTGGAGTTCTCGTTGCATCCACGTGTGCAGACCAACCCACGTATGGGCAACATCGCGGAGCCAGATACCAAGCATTTCTTGTACAAAGACATTTACAGTTTTGTGACCTATGCGGAGGTAGAGACAGATGAGGCGAAGAAAGAACCGGAGGAATACAAGAACACCAGCACCAAGCAATTGGCACCTGGCGATACGCTTTTTGCTGGGCAGGCACTCATCATTTTCAATGGCTTCAATCTGCAAGTGGACAGAACGAAGTATGACCTACAGGAAGGCGATATTGCTGTGGCAGCCGACCTTACTGCGCTGGACATATCTGGAAAGAAAACGCAGCTTACGCCTGTGTACGTGATCCGCGACAGAATGGCCATTCCGATTCCAGCTGAGATGGAGGACCTAGGATTTCGATTGGTGCTGAATAAGGTGCTGCCAGAAGAAGGTAAAGCCGAAATCGCGCTCTACGAAAAGCCCGATGCTTACAGGGAATTCATCGTAATGAAAGCCATGATCTTCCCGTGGATCAACATCCTTTGGGCTGGTTGCTTGGTGATGATCATCGGAACGGTAATGGCGATACGGAGGAGGTTGAAGAGCTGA
- a CDS encoding DUF2520 domain-containing protein: protein MPLEPKNVVLIGAGHVAFHLGKALKRSGNRLLLLINRDEKRGERLGFELGCKFTTDFKAIPDETDIVIIAVKDDAISEVASRIFCPGKVVVHTSGSVPMSALGDASDRLGVFYPLQTMHRNFEVNMKEVPFCIEGNSNWNEGMLLELASSISDNVQVLSSEQRKITHIAAVFACNFTNHFYALSEEILEKNGMSLDILKPLIKKTAANILTDHPKALQTGPAKRNDTTVMQEHLDMLDKLSPELKKLYEDVSESIIRMHK, encoded by the coding sequence ATGCCTCTCGAACCAAAGAATGTAGTCCTTATTGGTGCTGGTCATGTGGCTTTCCACTTGGGAAAGGCGCTGAAGCGGTCTGGAAACAGGCTGCTGTTGCTCATTAACCGCGATGAGAAACGCGGGGAACGGTTGGGCTTTGAGCTTGGATGCAAATTCACGACTGATTTCAAGGCCATTCCGGACGAAACGGACATCGTCATCATTGCAGTAAAGGATGATGCTATCAGCGAAGTGGCCAGCAGGATCTTCTGCCCAGGAAAAGTGGTGGTGCATACTTCGGGCAGTGTGCCGATGTCTGCTTTGGGCGATGCTTCGGATAGATTGGGGGTTTTCTACCCCTTGCAGACCATGCATCGAAACTTTGAGGTGAACATGAAGGAGGTGCCATTCTGCATTGAGGGCAATTCCAATTGGAATGAAGGCATGCTGCTCGAACTGGCGAGCTCCATCAGTGATAATGTACAGGTTTTGAGTTCGGAGCAGCGCAAGATCACGCACATTGCGGCTGTGTTTGCCTGCAATTTCACCAATCATTTCTATGCTTTATCGGAAGAGATACTGGAGAAGAACGGTATGAGCCTCGACATCCTCAAACCGCTCATCAAAAAGACGGCTGCCAATATTCTTACGGACCATCCGAAGGCCTTGCAGACCGGTCCCGCCAAGCGCAACGACACTACGGTGATGCAAGAACACCTCGACATGCTCGACAAGCTTTCTCCCGAGCTGAAGAAGCTTTACGAGGATGTGAGCGAGAGCATCATCAGGATGCATAAGTAG